From Paraburkholderia sabiae, a single genomic window includes:
- a CDS encoding MFS transporter, producing the protein MESSSQAGALHAAPATAPQTHEQPVIAKVSRHLLWFLFVLFFFSFLDRINIGFAGLTMMKDLGLTSTQFGLATTLFYVAYIAFGIPGNVVLARIGARKWIGTIMIAWGIASTATMFATSPGTLYVLRVLVGVTEAGFLPGILLYLTYWFPAAYRARANALFMIAMPVTAAVGSALSGFILGLDGTMGLKGWQWLFLLEGLPSAILGLVVYAYLDDGPQQARWLDEEEKRTLAATLAAEHKQDVTVQTKNGSAQGIVSELLSPVVVKFAIAYFCLVNTLAMVAVWTPLIVKSFSADASNRTIGLLAAIPQICTIVAMIWWGRRSDRKQERKWHLMLPMLFSAAGWLCTAYSTNPAVRMLGVCLASAGSYTAMSIFWTTPDHALSFRARAIGIAVINATGNISSALNPLIVGWLKDATHSFTSGLLYSAVLLVIGVIVVTLLPMDKREAPRVRAA; encoded by the coding sequence ATGGAATCCTCTTCGCAAGCCGGCGCGCTGCATGCGGCGCCCGCCACCGCGCCGCAAACACACGAACAGCCTGTGATCGCCAAAGTATCGCGGCATCTGCTGTGGTTTCTGTTCGTGCTGTTCTTCTTCTCGTTCCTCGACCGCATCAACATCGGTTTCGCCGGCCTGACGATGATGAAGGACCTCGGCCTCACGAGCACGCAGTTCGGGCTCGCGACGACGCTCTTCTACGTCGCGTACATCGCGTTCGGCATTCCGGGCAATGTCGTGCTGGCGCGCATCGGCGCACGCAAGTGGATCGGCACGATCATGATCGCGTGGGGCATTGCGTCGACGGCGACGATGTTCGCGACCAGCCCCGGCACGCTGTACGTGCTGCGCGTGCTGGTCGGCGTGACGGAAGCGGGCTTTTTGCCGGGCATTCTGCTGTATCTGACTTACTGGTTTCCGGCCGCGTATCGGGCGCGCGCCAACGCGCTCTTCATGATCGCGATGCCCGTGACGGCGGCTGTCGGTTCCGCGTTGTCGGGCTTCATTCTCGGGCTCGACGGCACGATGGGTTTGAAGGGCTGGCAATGGCTCTTCTTGCTCGAAGGCTTGCCGTCGGCGATTCTCGGTCTCGTGGTGTATGCATATCTCGACGACGGTCCGCAGCAGGCACGCTGGCTCGACGAAGAAGAAAAGCGCACGCTTGCCGCGACGCTTGCGGCCGAACATAAGCAGGACGTCACGGTGCAGACGAAAAACGGCAGCGCGCAAGGCATCGTCAGCGAATTGCTGTCGCCTGTTGTCGTGAAGTTCGCGATTGCGTACTTTTGTCTCGTGAACACGCTGGCGATGGTTGCCGTGTGGACGCCGCTGATCGTGAAAAGCTTCAGCGCGGACGCGAGCAATCGCACGATCGGCCTGCTCGCCGCGATTCCGCAGATTTGCACGATCGTCGCGATGATCTGGTGGGGACGCCGCTCGGACCGCAAGCAGGAACGCAAATGGCATCTGATGCTGCCGATGCTGTTCTCCGCCGCCGGCTGGCTGTGCACTGCTTATTCGACGAACCCGGCTGTGCGGATGCTCGGCGTGTGCCTCGCGTCGGCGGGCTCGTACACGGCGATGTCGATCTTCTGGACCACGCCCGATCACGCATTGAGTTTCCGCGCACGGGCCATCGGCATTGCCGTGATCAACGCGACGGGCAATATCAGTTCGGCGCTGAATCCGCTGATCGTCGGCTGGTTGAAGGACGCGACGCATAGCTTTACGTCGGGGCTGCTGTATTCGGCGGTGCTGCTGGTGATCGGCGTGATCGTCGTGACGCTGCTGCCGATGGACAAACGCGAAGCGCCGCGCGTACGCGCCGCTTGA
- a CDS encoding FAD-dependent oxidoreductase: protein MNRQFKPYPFTAKHYAARVPQLKQGVDAKRHAVTIVGGGPVGLAVALGLANHGVPCVLIEADDSVCYGSRAICISRRSLEIIERLGAVDGFLKTGLPWTGGRSFYRDTEVLHFTMPQDENQKLPPMVNLAQYHIEQFLLDAAEKRADLIDIRWQTRVTSIDSRDDGATLQLTTPDGDYALETDWVVAADGGRSAIREALGLQLQGTSYEGRYVIVDIELQSDRPTERLAYFDPSSNPGSTVLVHKQPDNVWRIDYQLRDGEDAEQAVKPENVMPRVQSLLDMMGEKGEWSPIWITIYKANALTLERYRHDRVMFAGDAAHLVPIFGVRGANSGIDDADNIAWKLAFVVKGLASASLLDSYSDERVAATHENLSYGTKSTEFMAPPSFAFDLMRKAVLSLAVKHPGVRSLINPRQTSAITYVHSPLNVADSDVFASGPMPGAVLAEYPLTIAEGGHAREAHLTDLVGVRFTALYFSEEAEVPDSFNALVPAMRERDVPFKMVPLSARLNPQAKGVHAWDHTGRIFERYDAKPGTVYLVRPDGHVLGRWRDASAADIEAAITRALA, encoded by the coding sequence ATGAACAGGCAATTCAAACCGTATCCGTTCACGGCGAAGCACTACGCAGCGCGCGTGCCGCAACTGAAGCAGGGCGTCGATGCGAAGCGCCATGCGGTGACGATCGTCGGCGGCGGGCCGGTCGGTCTCGCGGTCGCGCTCGGTCTCGCGAATCACGGCGTGCCGTGCGTGCTGATCGAAGCGGACGATTCCGTCTGCTACGGCAGCCGCGCGATCTGCATTTCGCGCCGCAGTCTGGAGATCATCGAACGCCTTGGCGCCGTCGATGGTTTTCTAAAGACGGGCTTGCCGTGGACGGGCGGACGCAGCTTCTATCGCGACACGGAAGTGCTGCACTTCACGATGCCGCAAGACGAAAACCAGAAGCTGCCGCCGATGGTGAACCTCGCGCAATATCACATCGAACAGTTTCTGCTCGATGCAGCGGAAAAGCGCGCCGATCTGATCGATATCAGATGGCAAACGCGCGTGACGTCGATCGATTCGCGCGACGACGGCGCGACGCTGCAACTCACCACGCCCGACGGCGACTACGCGCTCGAAACCGATTGGGTCGTGGCCGCCGACGGCGGCCGCAGCGCGATCCGCGAAGCGCTCGGTTTGCAGTTGCAGGGCACGAGTTACGAAGGCCGCTATGTGATCGTCGATATCGAACTGCAAAGCGATCGGCCGACGGAACGTCTCGCGTATTTCGATCCTTCGTCGAATCCGGGTTCGACGGTGCTCGTGCATAAACAGCCGGATAACGTGTGGCGCATCGACTATCAGCTGCGCGACGGCGAGGACGCGGAACAGGCCGTGAAGCCCGAAAACGTGATGCCGCGCGTGCAAAGCCTGCTCGACATGATGGGTGAGAAGGGCGAATGGTCGCCCATCTGGATCACGATCTACAAGGCGAATGCGCTGACGCTCGAACGTTATCGACACGACCGCGTGATGTTCGCGGGCGACGCCGCGCATCTCGTCCCCATCTTCGGCGTGCGCGGCGCGAATTCGGGTATCGACGACGCGGACAACATCGCGTGGAAACTCGCGTTCGTCGTCAAAGGGCTGGCGTCGGCGTCGCTGCTCGACAGCTATTCCGACGAGCGCGTCGCGGCCACGCACGAGAACCTGAGCTACGGCACGAAGAGTACCGAATTCATGGCGCCGCCGTCGTTCGCATTCGATCTGATGCGCAAGGCCGTGTTGAGCCTGGCCGTGAAGCATCCGGGCGTGCGCTCGCTGATCAATCCGCGGCAGACGTCGGCGATCACGTATGTACATTCGCCGCTGAATGTCGCCGATAGCGATGTGTTTGCGTCGGGGCCGATGCCGGGCGCGGTACTCGCCGAGTATCCGTTGACGATCGCCGAAGGCGGGCATGCGCGCGAAGCGCATCTGACGGATCTAGTCGGCGTGCGCTTTACCGCACTGTATTTCAGTGAAGAGGCCGAGGTGCCCGACAGTTTCAACGCGCTCGTCCCCGCGATGCGCGAGCGCGATGTGCCGTTCAAGATGGTGCCGCTGAGCGCGCGTCTGAATCCGCAAGCGAAGGGCGTGCACGCGTGGGATCACACGGGCCGCATCTTCGAACGATACGACGCAAAGCCGGGCACCGTGTATCTGGTGCGCCCGGATGGGCATGTGCTCGGGCGCTGGCGTGATGCCAGTGCAGCGGATATCGAAGCGGCGATCACGCGCGCGCTCGCTTGA
- a CDS encoding DUF2783 domain-containing protein — protein sequence MTDAELDAVYTRLCKTMTELGEASAPLFLARFALLAIEKIGDADVSLGLVDAARDGAGE from the coding sequence ATGACCGATGCAGAACTCGACGCCGTCTACACGCGGCTATGCAAGACGATGACTGAACTCGGCGAGGCGAGCGCGCCGCTGTTTCTTGCGCGCTTCGCGCTGCTCGCGATCGAGAAGATTGGCGATGCCGATGTGTCGTTAGGATTGGTCGATGCGGCGAGAGATGGCGCTGGCGAGTAG
- the hpaR gene encoding homoprotocatechuate degradation operon regulator HpaR, protein MVTSRSRTAIPAMHRNLPMLLLRARELMMARFRPLLTAQGLTEQQWRIIRALHENGPLEPRQLCALCTISSPSLAGVLARMEDLGHVTKERFEDDQRRVRVSLTAQSAEVVERMKPLLEAEYQALEKQVGAKVVEDLYVAVDALIRELAAGENRDSE, encoded by the coding sequence ATGGTGACGTCCCGCTCCCGCACTGCCATTCCCGCGATGCATCGCAATCTGCCGATGCTGCTGCTGCGCGCGCGCGAACTCATGATGGCGCGCTTTCGTCCGCTGCTGACGGCGCAAGGGCTCACCGAACAGCAGTGGCGCATCATTCGCGCGCTGCATGAAAACGGTCCGCTGGAACCGCGGCAGTTGTGCGCGCTGTGCACGATTTCGAGTCCGAGTCTCGCTGGCGTGCTCGCGCGGATGGAAGATCTCGGCCACGTGACGAAAGAACGCTTCGAAGACGACCAGCGACGCGTGCGCGTGTCGCTGACGGCGCAGAGCGCGGAAGTCGTCGAGCGGATGAAGCCGCTGCTGGAGGCGGAGTATCAGGCGCTGGAAAAGCAGGTCGGCGCGAAGGTCGTCGAGGATCTGTATGTTGCTGTTGATGCGTTGATCAGGGAACTCGCGGCCGGCGAAAACCGCGATTCCGAGTAA
- a CDS encoding helix-turn-helix domain-containing protein: MYVHHQFFDDADAHAAALRGWDQRYDQIGSGAFRSAVKQIALDGVQIFHESANLRVVQRGQLPEKHVIFGIPLTGGGAFSFGGVRIDRGGFVMAQGGMPFEFHSPDDMALIGVVIDSDMLQGVADCAGVDLDDSLFRRTVIDIPNAACTRAGVQLATLIERVLAQPAGFDDLHAQRAVRNQVNEALVDLLAYHVPASSNRLTYACQADIVRRIHDFVINHPEEPFDIQSLCTQLRVSRRTVQNSFQAVVQTNPLTYVRSLRLAQVRRLLLDTRQSDLSVSDAAAQWGFVHLGHFANAYKAQFGELPSHTARRTSRVSIAR; the protein is encoded by the coding sequence GTGTACGTCCATCACCAGTTCTTCGACGATGCCGATGCCCACGCGGCCGCGCTGCGGGGTTGGGATCAGCGTTACGACCAGATCGGCTCCGGCGCGTTTCGCAGCGCGGTGAAGCAAATCGCGCTGGACGGCGTGCAGATCTTCCACGAGTCGGCCAATTTGCGCGTCGTGCAGCGTGGGCAACTACCCGAGAAGCACGTGATTTTCGGCATTCCGCTCACGGGCGGCGGCGCGTTTTCGTTCGGCGGCGTGCGGATCGATCGCGGCGGCTTCGTGATGGCGCAGGGCGGCATGCCGTTCGAATTCCATTCGCCCGATGACATGGCGCTGATCGGCGTCGTCATCGATTCCGACATGCTGCAAGGTGTCGCCGATTGCGCGGGCGTCGATCTCGACGACAGTCTGTTTCGCCGGACCGTGATCGACATTCCGAACGCCGCGTGCACGCGCGCGGGCGTGCAACTCGCGACGCTGATCGAGCGCGTGCTCGCGCAACCCGCCGGTTTCGACGACCTGCACGCGCAGCGCGCGGTGCGCAATCAGGTGAATGAGGCGCTCGTCGATCTGCTCGCGTATCACGTGCCCGCGTCATCGAACCGGCTGACGTATGCGTGTCAGGCCGATATCGTGCGACGCATTCATGACTTCGTGATCAATCATCCCGAAGAGCCGTTCGATATTCAGAGTCTCTGCACGCAGTTACGCGTGAGTCGTCGCACGGTGCAGAACAGCTTTCAGGCAGTCGTGCAAACCAATCCGCTGACATACGTGCGCTCGTTGCGGCTTGCACAGGTGCGGCGTCTGCTGCTCGATACGCGACAGTCGGATCTGTCCGTCAGCGATGCCGCCGCGCAGTGGGGCTTCGTGCATCTCGGCCATTTCGCCAATGCGTACAAGGCGCAGTTCGGCGAGTTGCCTTCGCATACGGCGCGCAGAACATCGCGTGTGAGCATCGCGCGCTGA
- a CDS encoding HD domain-containing protein codes for MSEIIAGIKIPDSKMAREATQLVRDTETDLLYHHSRRVFLFGALTGERKQLKYDPELLYIGAMFHDMGLMQKYSSAHDRFEVDGANAARNFLQGYGIGENDIDMVWDAIALHTTPGIPQYKKPVVALVTAGVEMDVLGLAYDEFSTDDRKLVVAAHPRGENFKENIIDAFANGTKHKPLTTFGNVKADVLALKDPEYKRLNFCSIILGSAWNDSNVQAGVCRNPAHNHA; via the coding sequence ATGAGCGAAATCATCGCAGGCATCAAGATCCCCGACAGCAAGATGGCGCGCGAAGCGACGCAACTCGTGCGCGACACCGAAACCGATCTGCTCTATCACCACTCGCGTCGAGTGTTTCTGTTCGGCGCGCTGACGGGCGAGCGCAAGCAGCTGAAGTACGACCCGGAGTTGCTGTACATCGGCGCGATGTTCCATGACATGGGCCTGATGCAGAAATACAGCAGCGCACACGATCGCTTCGAAGTGGACGGCGCAAATGCCGCGCGCAATTTTCTGCAGGGCTATGGCATCGGCGAAAACGACATCGACATGGTGTGGGACGCGATCGCGCTGCATACGACGCCGGGCATCCCGCAGTACAAGAAGCCGGTCGTCGCGCTGGTGACGGCGGGCGTCGAAATGGACGTGCTGGGTCTCGCCTACGACGAGTTCTCGACCGACGACCGCAAGCTCGTTGTCGCGGCGCATCCGCGTGGCGAGAACTTCAAGGAAAACATCATCGATGCCTTCGCGAACGGCACGAAGCACAAGCCGCTGACGACGTTCGGCAACGTCAAGGCCGACGTGCTCGCGCTGAAAGACCCCGAATACAAGCGCCTGAACTTCTGCAGCATCATCCTCGGTTCGGCATGGAACGATTCGAACGTGCAAGCGGGCGTGTGCCGCAATCCGGCGCACAACCACGCGTAA
- a CDS encoding LysR substrate-binding domain-containing protein, producing the protein MALTISQLRVFTAVAEHGSIRAASRALGIAQSGVTQQLQNLEAMLGATLFTRTNRGIALTALGQRMLQRAATILGECARAEHEAQQLRGEYTGQVTFGMTTEPLIDAGAPVLTEFRERFPRVDVHMRTGTSRMMIQWIREGTLDFAVALVSKHTDTTDLFVTKLYPSDPVVVCRRGHPMAHAKSLAELADCSWIATRSPNLTDDPHAHRLNDLFKSHRLAPPRIVSTVEGLFESLHLVSESDCLSLEAAVVTKRGPFARVLTAIDVRERVAAQDVCVLQRAAAPLTPAAQELATMIASYTRTVRARNVQA; encoded by the coding sequence ATGGCCCTGACCATTTCACAACTCCGCGTCTTCACCGCCGTCGCCGAGCACGGCAGTATCCGCGCCGCGTCGCGGGCACTCGGCATCGCGCAAAGCGGCGTCACGCAGCAATTGCAGAATCTCGAGGCGATGCTCGGCGCGACGCTTTTCACGCGCACGAATCGCGGCATCGCGCTCACCGCGCTCGGGCAGCGCATGCTGCAACGTGCGGCGACGATCCTCGGCGAATGCGCGCGCGCCGAACACGAAGCGCAGCAACTGCGCGGCGAATACACGGGACAGGTCACGTTCGGCATGACGACCGAGCCGCTGATCGACGCCGGCGCGCCCGTGCTGACGGAGTTTCGCGAGCGCTTTCCGCGCGTCGACGTGCATATGCGCACGGGCACGTCGCGGATGATGATTCAGTGGATCCGCGAAGGCACGCTCGATTTCGCCGTCGCGCTCGTCTCGAAGCACACGGACACGACCGATCTCTTCGTCACGAAGCTATATCCGTCCGATCCCGTCGTCGTATGCAGGCGCGGACATCCGATGGCGCATGCGAAGTCGCTGGCCGAACTCGCGGACTGCTCGTGGATCGCGACGCGCTCGCCGAATCTCACCGACGACCCGCACGCGCATCGTCTCAACGATCTGTTCAAGAGCCATCGTCTTGCGCCGCCGCGCATCGTGTCGACGGTCGAAGGGCTGTTCGAGTCGCTGCATCTGGTGAGCGAGTCGGATTGTCTGTCGCTCGAAGCGGCTGTCGTGACGAAGCGCGGGCCGTTCGCGCGCGTGCTGACCGCGATCGACGTGCGCGAACGCGTCGCCGCACAGGACGTCTGCGTATTGCAGCGCGCCGCCGCGCCGCTCACGCCTGCCGCGCAGGAACTCGCGACGATGATCGCGTCGTACACGCGCACGGTGCGCGCACGAAACGTTCAGGCATAA
- a CDS encoding transporter substrate-binding domain-containing protein gives MKTPLILLLAALGFASHGAFARNTDTVRLGIDPTYPPMDAKSPDGSLKGFDVDLGNEICKRIHARCEWVELEFSGMIPALQARKIDAIMSSMAITAKREQQILFSSKLFQFKSRLVAKQGSGLNGSAPATLAGKQIGVQTGTQFESFAQSHWAPAGVHVVAYKGQDEVFSDLVNGRLDGALLGTVEADYGFLRTPQGKGYSFVGEPLDMGDRGVGIGLRKDEAALQTSINTAIASMRKDGTYAQIAHKYFDFDPYGN, from the coding sequence ATGAAGACTCCGCTGATCCTTCTCCTTGCCGCCTTGGGTTTTGCCAGCCACGGCGCGTTCGCGCGCAACACCGATACGGTTCGTCTAGGCATCGACCCGACTTATCCGCCGATGGATGCGAAATCGCCCGATGGCAGTCTCAAAGGCTTCGACGTCGATCTCGGCAATGAAATCTGCAAGCGCATTCACGCGCGCTGCGAGTGGGTCGAGCTGGAGTTCTCCGGGATGATTCCGGCGCTTCAGGCGCGCAAGATCGACGCGATCATGTCGTCGATGGCGATTACCGCGAAGCGCGAGCAGCAGATTCTGTTTTCGTCGAAGCTGTTTCAGTTCAAGTCGCGGCTCGTCGCAAAACAGGGCTCGGGGCTGAACGGCAGCGCGCCTGCAACGCTTGCCGGCAAGCAGATCGGCGTACAGACGGGCACGCAGTTCGAGTCGTTCGCACAGTCGCACTGGGCGCCCGCAGGCGTGCATGTGGTCGCGTACAAAGGCCAGGACGAAGTGTTCAGCGATCTGGTCAACGGACGCCTGGACGGCGCGCTGCTCGGTACGGTCGAAGCCGACTACGGCTTCCTGCGCACGCCGCAAGGCAAGGGCTATTCGTTCGTCGGCGAGCCGCTCGACATGGGCGATCGCGGCGTGGGCATCGGTCTGCGCAAGGACGAAGCCGCATTGCAGACGTCGATCAATACGGCTATCGCCTCGATGCGCAAAGACGGCACCTACGCGCAGATCGCGCACAAATATTTCGACTTCGATCCGTACGGTAACTGA
- a CDS encoding succinylglutamate desuccinylase/aspartoacylase family protein — MNRQSIPLLSPAVGTSRELVAFHFGPQNSGQKIYIQASLHADETPAMLTTVLLKRRLVELEAQGLLKAEIVLVPVANPVGLAQNVLGQFLGRFEAASGKNFNRHFMQFTRLLDRAKDRLGSDAHENRNLIRELVREQIDAQKPLTEYESLQLALLKLSHDADVVIDLHCSLEAVMHVYTSEAGWPEVEPLARYLRSEASLLATDSGGQAFDETHSLLWWHLQQNMPAGKPVPTGTVAVTIECRGQRDVSYEVAQQDADALTDYLTYRKAIEGSAKPLPELPTPATPLAGSEQFYAPVSGILVHRVKIGDWIRAGDALFDIIDPLTDETTTITSNTEGVLYMRRAIRFVTAGAPLGRVTGNKPIRTGVLLGA, encoded by the coding sequence ATGAACAGGCAATCGATTCCGCTTCTCTCGCCCGCCGTCGGCACGTCACGCGAACTCGTCGCGTTTCATTTCGGCCCGCAAAACAGCGGACAAAAGATTTATATCCAGGCGTCGCTGCACGCCGACGAAACGCCCGCAATGCTGACCACGGTGCTGCTCAAGCGGCGTCTCGTCGAACTCGAAGCGCAAGGCTTGCTGAAAGCCGAAATCGTGCTCGTGCCTGTGGCGAATCCCGTCGGCCTCGCGCAGAACGTGCTGGGCCAGTTCCTCGGGCGCTTCGAGGCGGCAAGCGGCAAGAACTTCAACCGGCATTTCATGCAGTTCACGCGGCTGCTGGATCGCGCGAAAGATCGGCTCGGTTCCGACGCGCACGAAAACCGCAATCTGATCCGCGAGCTTGTGCGCGAACAGATCGATGCGCAAAAGCCGCTCACCGAATACGAGTCGCTGCAACTGGCGTTGCTGAAGCTGTCGCATGACGCCGACGTCGTGATCGATCTGCATTGTTCGCTCGAAGCCGTGATGCATGTGTATACCAGCGAAGCGGGCTGGCCGGAAGTCGAGCCGCTCGCGCGCTATCTGCGCTCGGAAGCATCGTTGCTCGCGACGGATTCGGGCGGCCAGGCGTTCGACGAAACGCATAGCCTGTTGTGGTGGCACCTCCAGCAGAACATGCCCGCAGGCAAGCCGGTGCCGACGGGCACGGTTGCCGTGACGATCGAATGTCGCGGACAGCGTGATGTTTCGTATGAAGTCGCGCAGCAGGATGCCGATGCGCTCACCGACTATCTGACCTATCGCAAGGCGATCGAGGGCAGCGCGAAGCCGCTGCCGGAACTGCCGACGCCTGCCACGCCGCTCGCGGGCAGCGAGCAGTTCTATGCGCCTGTCAGCGGCATCCTCGTGCATCGCGTGAAGATCGGCGACTGGATTCGCGCCGGCGATGCGTTGTTCGACATCATCGATCCGTTGACGGACGAAACGACGACGATCACGAGCAACACGGAAGGCGTGCTTTATATGCGGCGCGCGATTCGTTTCGTGACGGCGGGTGCGCCGCTGGGCCGCGTGACGGGCAATAAGCCGATTCGTACTGGCGTGTTGCTGGGCGCGTGA
- a CDS encoding SDR family NAD(P)-dependent oxidoreductase — protein sequence MSNSSNSAAANRGTAVVTGASSGIGAIYADRLARRGYDLILVARNRARLEQLATRISNETGRSVEIVAADLNDDADIRRVENVLRTDASITMLVNNAGVGAGAPLLDSNVDKMESMIKLNVVALTRLTYAIAPGFVARGGGSIVNIASIVAIAPELLNGVYGGTKAFVLAFTQSLHHELASKGVKVQAVLPGATRTEFWDAAGVPIAMVEERGIVMDAEEMVDASLVGFDQGELATIPSLPDYADWQSFESARTALGPNLSRSTPAARFNVA from the coding sequence ATGTCGAACTCTTCCAATTCCGCAGCAGCGAACCGCGGCACGGCCGTCGTGACGGGCGCCTCGTCGGGCATCGGTGCAATCTACGCGGACCGCCTCGCGCGCCGTGGCTACGATCTGATCCTCGTTGCCCGCAACCGCGCACGTCTCGAACAACTGGCGACGCGTATTTCGAACGAAACGGGCCGCTCGGTGGAAATCGTCGCCGCCGATCTGAACGACGATGCCGATATCCGCCGCGTCGAAAACGTATTGCGCACCGACGCGAGCATCACGATGCTGGTGAACAACGCGGGCGTCGGCGCAGGTGCGCCGTTGCTGGATTCGAACGTCGACAAGATGGAATCGATGATCAAGCTGAACGTGGTCGCGCTGACGCGGCTCACGTATGCGATCGCGCCGGGATTCGTCGCGCGCGGTGGCGGAAGCATCGTCAACATCGCGTCGATCGTGGCGATCGCGCCGGAACTGCTGAACGGCGTGTACGGCGGCACGAAGGCATTCGTGCTCGCATTCACGCAATCGCTGCATCACGAACTGGCGAGCAAGGGCGTGAAAGTGCAAGCCGTGCTGCCGGGCGCGACGCGCACCGAGTTCTGGGACGCAGCGGGCGTGCCGATCGCAATGGTCGAAGAGCGCGGCATCGTGATGGACGCGGAAGAGATGGTGGATGCGTCGCTGGTCGGCTTCGATCAAGGCGAACTCGCGACGATTCCGTCGCTGCCCGATTACGCCGACTGGCAGTCGTTCGAATCGGCGCGTACGGCGCTCGGACCGAACCTGTCGCGCAGCACTCCGGCGGCTCGTTTCAACGTGGCTTGA
- a CDS encoding GlxA family transcriptional regulator: protein MLRVGIVLFPGFQVMNLGMTSVLEFANREMTEPLYDFVLLSEHGGPVPCSSGFEVSTQPFDDSRFDTILVVGDNDLLPSPPSLIEFLKRASPEARRVAAACTGAFHLAEAGLLDGRRATTHWYYAADMRKQYPQVKVEEDRIFIIDNDVWTSAGMTACIDLALAFVEKDAGVELARHVARKLVVYHRRAGGQSQFSALLELEPKSDRIQTALSYARRNLNTPLSVEQLADAAHLSPRQFTRAFREETGQTPAKAVERLRVEAARLMLETGRHGVDVVARDVGFGDRERMRRAFLRAFGQPPQAVQRMTRGIE from the coding sequence ATGCTGCGCGTCGGAATCGTTCTGTTCCCGGGTTTTCAGGTGATGAATCTCGGCATGACGAGCGTGCTGGAGTTCGCGAACCGCGAGATGACCGAGCCGCTGTACGACTTTGTGCTGCTGTCCGAGCATGGCGGCCCCGTGCCGTGCTCGTCCGGATTCGAGGTGTCGACGCAACCGTTCGACGACAGCCGCTTCGACACGATTCTGGTCGTCGGCGATAACGATCTGCTGCCGTCACCGCCATCGCTGATCGAATTCCTGAAGCGCGCGTCGCCGGAAGCGCGGCGTGTCGCGGCAGCCTGCACGGGCGCGTTTCATCTGGCCGAGGCGGGTTTGCTCGACGGTCGCCGCGCGACGACGCACTGGTACTACGCCGCCGACATGCGCAAGCAGTATCCGCAGGTGAAAGTGGAAGAAGACCGCATCTTCATCATCGACAACGACGTGTGGACGTCGGCGGGCATGACGGCGTGCATCGATCTCGCGCTCGCGTTCGTCGAGAAGGATGCGGGCGTCGAACTCGCGCGCCACGTCGCGCGCAAGCTCGTTGTCTATCACCGGCGCGCGGGCGGGCAATCGCAGTTTTCGGCGCTGCTCGAACTCGAGCCGAAATCCGATCGCATCCAGACGGCGCTGTCTTACGCGAGGCGCAATCTCAACACGCCGCTTTCCGTCGAGCAGCTCGCCGACGCCGCGCATCTGAGTCCGCGTCAGTTCACGCGCGCATTCAGGGAAGAAACGGGACAGACGCCCGCGAAGGCCGTCGAGCGGCTACGCGTTGAAGCCGCGCGGCTGATGCTCGAGACGGGACGGCACGGTGTCGATGTCGTCGCACGCGACGTCGGCTTCGGTGATCGCGAGCGGATGCGCCGGGCTTTTTTACGTGCATTCGGCCAGCCGCCGCAAGCGGTGCAGCGGATGACGCGCGGTATCGAATGA
- a CDS encoding BPSL1445 family SYLF domain-containing lipoprotein, whose product MQRRHFVTASVAALAYGGLLMSGCTTTKSSGESAATDMSKRQSIDASVDGALAKLYTSVQGSRELVGKARGVLVFPSVLQVGFIVGGQYGEGSLRVGGATAGYYSTVSGSFGLTAGAQSKAVIFLFMTQDALDTFQNAKGWSAGADASVALIKVGANGAIDTSTATAPVEAIVMTNSGLMGDVSLSGTKVSKLNI is encoded by the coding sequence ATGCAAAGAAGACACTTCGTGACAGCAAGTGTTGCTGCACTCGCATATGGCGGTCTGCTGATGTCGGGCTGCACGACGACCAAGAGCAGCGGAGAATCGGCCGCGACGGACATGTCCAAACGGCAGTCGATCGATGCCAGCGTCGATGGCGCGCTCGCGAAACTCTATACGTCGGTGCAGGGTTCGCGCGAACTGGTCGGCAAGGCGCGCGGCGTGCTCGTGTTTCCTTCCGTGCTGCAGGTCGGTTTCATCGTCGGTGGACAGTACGGCGAAGGCTCGCTGCGCGTCGGCGGCGCCACGGCGGGCTACTACAGCACGGTCTCCGGATCGTTCGGCCTCACGGCGGGGGCGCAGTCGAAGGCCGTCATCTTCCTCTTCATGACGCAGGACGCGCTCGATACCTTCCAGAACGCGAAGGGCTGGTCGGCAGGCGCCGATGCATCGGTGGCGCTCATCAAGGTCGGCGCCAATGGTGCAATCGATACGTCGACGGCCACTGCGCCAGTCGAAGCAATCGTCATGACGAACTCGGGGCTGATGGGCGATGTGTCGCTGTCGGGCACCAAGGTGTCGAAGCTGAACATCTGA